From a single Molothrus ater isolate BHLD 08-10-18 breed brown headed cowbird chromosome Z, BPBGC_Mater_1.1, whole genome shotgun sequence genomic region:
- the LOC118699193 gene encoding LOW QUALITY PROTEIN: DNA excision repair protein ERCC-6-like 2 (The sequence of the model RefSeq protein was modified relative to this genomic sequence to represent the inferred CDS: substituted 1 base at 1 genomic stop codon): MLKNSKQQHLCVTHPVTQRSRRVHRVGSTTFLIGRTPKGIRRRQFEEMVSHFSMGSVKDLAEHIAKATSETRQKMLKEFYVSKHPEMESFFSLEIPAEASHNCEESELGTTRFRKRKSIVNFGRSKSRPSSAKGLLLSGTTETQTQEGHKGEAEQLHKDSYLQDMLVDAKYKQSPTIATQHFQRRNSQAFKEFMASGSLISKSEIIDVLSVKSCEGQQDSEETQLPKERSMSQSENGERKAQICKKNSFENLLGDTSILNEIFRNDGNGSTGSPRTFSSGQAEKSKGRPKDFWDMLNEQNEDSLRKLTDIAVIEKLCERAPHSTVTEEREVCESSLWKRNETFLWKKYSADDXDEPSTAKSCSVVKCKFSI; the protein is encoded by the exons ATGTTGAAGAACAGTAAGCAACAGCATCTGTGTGTTACACATCCTGTGacccagagaagcagaagagtACACAGAGTAGGTTCAACCACCTTCTTAATTGGAAGGACACCCAAAGGAATACGCAG GAGACAATTTGAGGAAATGGTATCTCACTTTAGTATGGGATCAGTGAAGGACCTTGCAGAACACATTGCAAAAGCTACATCAGAAACCAGGCAGAAAATGTTGAAGGAATTCTATGTTTCCAAGCATCCAGAGATGGAGTCTTTCTTCTCACTTGAAATACCAGCAGAAGCTTCACATAACTGTGAGGAAAGTGAACTGGGTACAACAcgcttcagaaaaagaaaatccattgTTAATTTTGGAAGATCCAAGTCTAGACCTTCATCAGCTAAAGGACTACTTCTGAGTGGAACTACAGAAACACAGACCCAGGAGGGCCATAAGGGAGAAGCAGAACAGCTTCACAAGGACTCCTACTTGCAAGATATGCTTGTTGatgcaaaatataaacaatCACCCACTATTGCTACTCAACATTTCCAAAGAAGAAACAGTCAGGCATTCAAGGAGTTTATGGCATCTGGCTCACTAATCAGTAAATCAGAAATAATTGACGTGCTGTCTGTTAAAAGTTGTGAAGGACAGCAAGACTCAGAAGAAACACAGCTGCCAAAGGAAAGATCCATGTCTCAGTCagaaaatggagagagaaaagctcagatttgcaagaaaaattcttttgagAACTTACTTGGAGATACCTCTATTCTCAATGAAATCTTCAGAAATGATGGAAATGGGTCTACAGGATCACCAAGGACATTTTCTTCAGgacaagcagaaaaatcaaaggGGAGACCAAAAGATTTCTGGGATATGCTGAATGAACAGAATGAGGACAGCCTCAGAAAGCTCACAGATATAGCAGTCATAGAGAAACTTTGTGAAAGAGCCCCTCATTCCACAGtgacagaggagagagaagtgTGTGAAAGTtctctttggaaaagaaatgaaacttttttgtggaaaaaatacAGTGCAGATGATTGAGATGAACCATCCACTGCTAAATCTTGTAGTGTagtaaaatgcaaattttctaTATAA